The uncultured Hyphomonas sp. genome includes a region encoding these proteins:
- a CDS encoding MBL fold metallo-hydrolase gives METKKDKGDPAHTSLSLNQVALGDFRITALSDGQFDIPAPFLVLGKVPLAASPDPLPLDINAFLVEGRGRKVLVDTGCGSKLGPTVNRTVSHLRAVGVDSSEVDTVLCTHIHPDHTNGLVDAAGGAVFPNAEIHVNRRELDYWLNESQMSRAPDPLKIQFAWAMQAFLPYRNQLQPFDDGHLAVGIEAVPLIGHTPGHTGFLIDGGGNQQLLIWGDTVHAIDQQAANPDISVIADVDQELARTTRRSLFDRVAVDKIRVAGMHLPFPGFGQLRQCGDGFAYDVNGG, from the coding sequence ATGGAAACCAAAAAGGACAAGGGGGATCCGGCGCACACTTCGTTATCGCTGAATCAAGTCGCGCTTGGCGATTTCCGCATAACGGCCTTGTCGGATGGCCAATTCGACATTCCAGCGCCATTCCTGGTGCTTGGCAAGGTGCCGCTCGCCGCAAGTCCGGATCCGCTCCCTCTCGACATCAACGCATTCCTTGTCGAAGGCCGCGGGAGAAAGGTCCTGGTGGACACCGGCTGCGGATCGAAGCTTGGACCAACCGTCAACCGGACCGTTTCACATCTGCGAGCCGTCGGCGTCGACTCATCTGAGGTAGATACCGTACTGTGCACCCACATACATCCGGACCATACCAACGGACTTGTCGATGCTGCGGGCGGTGCAGTGTTTCCAAATGCAGAGATCCATGTCAATCGCAGGGAGCTAGACTACTGGCTAAACGAGTCCCAGATGTCCCGCGCGCCGGACCCTCTCAAGATACAGTTTGCCTGGGCCATGCAGGCGTTTCTCCCGTATCGCAACCAGTTGCAGCCATTCGACGATGGCCACCTGGCCGTCGGTATCGAAGCTGTTCCCCTCATAGGGCATACGCCGGGCCATACCGGGTTCCTTATCGATGGCGGCGGAAACCAGCAGTTGCTCATCTGGGGTGATACAGTTCACGCAATTGATCAGCAGGCGGCCAATCCAGACATCTCGGTTATTGCAGATGTCGATCAGGAATTGGCAAGGACGACGCGCCGTTCCCTGTTCGATCGTGTAGCAGTCGATAAAATTCGCGTTGCAGGCATGCATTTGCCGTTTCCGGGATTCGGGCAATTGCGTCAGTGCGGAGACGGTTTTGCATATGACGTCAATGGCGGCTGA